A window of the Cucurbita pepo subsp. pepo cultivar mu-cu-16 chromosome LG01, ASM280686v2, whole genome shotgun sequence genome harbors these coding sequences:
- the LOC111790417 gene encoding NAD(P)H-quinone oxidoreductase subunit L, chloroplastic isoform X2, with the protein MNCSLGLHIPKALPSLSSSKTISPFLSAPFKLLKLPSKPTSINVVASIREDPIAFLRQKKTSLSLQFAALLATVAEPATAVTGDNNHEVPLTWILTQLGIVGFFYFLVFPPIIMNWLRIRWYRRNLLEMYVQFMCVFLCFPGILLWAPFLNFRKFPRDPSMKYPWSTPQEPSQIKNGYLKYPFAKPEDYDW; encoded by the exons ATGAACTGCTCCCTTGGCCTCCACATCCCCAAGGCCCtgccttctctctcctcttccaAAACCatctctccttttctctccGCCCCCTTTAAGCTCCTCAAATTGCCATCCAAGCCAACCTCCATTAAT GTGGTGGCAAGCATCAGAGAAGACCCCATTGCCTTTCTTCGCCAAAAGAAAACCAGTTTGTCTCTTCAATTTGCTGCCCTTTTAGCCACT GTTGCGGAGCCGGCAACTGCTGTAACAGGGGACAACAACCATGAGGTTCCACTGACATGGATTTTGACACAATTAGGCATTGTTGGATTCTTTTACTTCCTTGTCTTTCCA CCAATCATCATGAACTGGTTGAGGATAAGATGGTATAGAAGAAATTTGTTGGAAATGTATGTCCAATTCATGTGCGTCTTCCTTTGCTTCCCTGG CATTCTATTGTGGGCGCCATTTCTGAACTTCAGAAAGTTCCCACGAGATCCATCGATGAAGTATCCATGGTCGACGCCCCAAGAGCCGTCTCAGATCAAAAATGGATACTTGAAGTACCCATTTGCCAAGCCTGAAGATTACGACTGGTAA
- the LOC111791743 gene encoding myosin-binding protein 3-like has protein sequence MAANRFATLLHRNSNKITLILVYALLEWVLIFLLLLQALFSYLIIKFAELFGLKRPCLWCSRVDHVFEPGKKFSYRDLLCEPHAMEISNLGYCSNHRKLTEVRDLCEDCFSSSNPNEFYQIPKNFAFFGDEKEDFRCCSCCGESLKNRLFSPCILIKPNWGDLDYAHKGNLISEADIDVQSDEIHASPTEDIIGNREISIVSGGEQAEKNSGCSVCGCCCKVSAVHEEEKEEEDKAKMGGEKDGDFLELAEDLSSLNHKTVQLGCVRENESAETAPHHLEFYIDRGNDRRLIPVDLIDFSASDHNNNESNILSSVKDEEQEQEPEPEPEQEQEQEQEQDQEQQQEDCGNEDVVLDFGSNFEKQGQDVTEDWEVISGERLAEFLSVSLHESKQKVAEVEAMKVEEGSTRASGLGSDEDPSMEVEEQEIEEQEQEIEEQEQQIEEQQQEIEEQEQEIEEAEASIGEAIQAPAIDDAHEEDLAELVLDSDLHQDIHEWNDEHEVEISIGTDIPDHEPIDEIQTQNDIPSHPNVQEDPSPTSTLVVDDNMQDYNKAEKSEEAEDTKEEVEFKILSVETSSQPSDNHKPSRSEFNENEEEDKVPDTPTSMDSLHQLHKKLLLLDRKESGAEESLDGSVISETESGDGVLTIEKLKSALRTERKVLNALYSELEEERSASAIAANQTMAMINRLQEEKASMQMEALQYQRMMEEQSEYDQEALQLLNELVVKREKEKQELEKGIEVYRKKLQDYEAKEKMALLRSRKEGSIQSRNSSVSCSNADDSDGLSIDLNTEAKKDEDLFCNQETNNQNTPAEAVLYLEETLANFEEERLSILEELKMLEEKLFTLSDEEQQFDDIEHYSEHNGNGYHKNSDSVSETNGFENGHHVKEMNGNHHPGKRTMSTKAKRLLPLFDDAVDTDVEDVTIGEEQGFDSVSMQKSLDNKFDTEFRRVAVEEEVDHVYERLQALEADREFLKHCIGSLRKGDKGLELLQEILQHLRDLRSVDIQLKNMGDGVVA, from the exons ATGGCTGCCAACAGATTCGCCACCCTCTTACACAGAAACTCCAACAAGATCACCCTTATTTTAGTCTACGCCCTTCTCGAATGGGttctcatctttcttcttcttcttcaagctctTTTTTCTTACCTGATTATTAAATTTGCTGAGTTGTTTGGTTTGAAGCGCCCCTGTTTGTGGTGTTCTAGAGTCGACCATGTGTTCGAGCCTGGGAAGAAGTTTTCTTACAGAGATCTTCTTTGTGAACCTCATGCTATGGAGATTTCTAATCTGGGTTACTGTTCGAATCATCGCAAACTTACTGAGGTTCGAGATTTGTGCGAGGATTGCTTCTCCTCTTCTAATCCCAACGAGTTCTATCAGATTCCTAAGAACTTTGCCTTTTTTGGTGATGAGAAGGAGGATTTTAGGTGCTGTTCTTGCTGTGGGGAGAGCTTGAAGAATCGGTTGTTTTCCCCTTGTATTTTGATTAAGCCCAATTGGGGGGATTTGGATTATGCCCACAAGGGGAATTTGATTTCTGAAGCGGACATTGATGTTCAATCTGATGAAATCCATGCTTCCCCCACGGAAGATATCATCGGAAATAGGGAAATCTCCATTGTTTCCGGTGGGGAACAGGCTGAGAAGAACTCCGGTTGCTCTGTTTGTGGTTGTTGCTGTAAAGTTTCGGCGGTTCatgaggaggagaaggaggaggaggataaAGCTAAAATGGGTGGTGAAAAGGACGGAGATTTTCTTGAACTGGCTGAAGATCTGAGCTCTCTTAATCACAAAACTGTTCAACTCGGTTGTGTGAGAGAGAATGAATCGGCTGAGACTGCCCCTCATCATCTTGAGTTTTACATTGACCGGGGCAATGATCGGCGGTTGATTCCAGTTGATTTGATCGATTTTTCAGCCTCCGATCACAACAACAACGAAAGCAATATCCTAAGTTCAGTGAAAGATgaggaacaagaacaagaaccagAACCAGAAccagaacaagaacaagaacaagaacaagaacaagatcaagaacaacaacaagagGATTGTGGGAATGAAGATGTTGTTCTGGATTTTGGTTCCAACTTTGAGAAGCAGGGACAAGATGTGACAGAAGATTGGGAAGTTATTTCAGGAGAGAGATTGGCAGagtttctctctgtttctctccaTGAGAGCAAGCAGAAAGTTGCAGAGGTGGAAGCCATGAAGGTGGAGGAGGGTAGCACAAGGGCCTCTGGGTTGGGTTCAGATGAAGATCCATCAATGGAAGTAGAAGAGCAAGAAATAGAAGAACAAGAGCAAGAAATAGAAGAACAAGAGCAACAAATAGAAGAACAACAGCAAGAAATAGAAGAACAAGAGCAAGAAATAGAAGAAGCTGAAGCTTCCATTGGTGAAGCAATTCAAGCTCCAGCCATTGATGATGCTCACGAAGAAGACCTTGCAGAATTGGTGCTAGATTCAGATCTTCATCAAG ATATTCACGAGTGGAATGATGAACATGAAGTAGAGATTTCAATCGGGACGGATATTCCCGATCACGAACCGATCGATGAGATTCAAACTCAAAACGACATTCCTTCACATCCCAATGTTCAAGAAGATCCTTCCCCAACTTCAACATTGGTAGTTGATGACAATATGCAAG ATTATAACAAAGCTGAGAAATCCGAGGAAGCTGAGGACACTAAGGAAGAGGTAGAGTTCAAGATATTGTCCGTGGAAACGAGTTCTCAACCGTCAGACAATCACAAACCGTCGAGGTCTGAGTTCAATGAGaatgaggaagaagataaaGTTCCTGATACACCAACTTCAATGGATAGTCTCCACCAGCTACACAAGAAGCTGCTATTACTAGACAGAAAAGAATCTGGAGCCGAAGAGTCGTTGGATGGGAGCGTGATTAGCGAGACTGAAAGCGGGGATGGAGTATTGACGATTGAGAAATTGAAGTCGGCGTTGAGAACCGAACGAAAGGTTTTGAATGCCTTATATTCAGAGctagaagaagagagaagtgCTTCTGCCATAGCAGCCAACCAGACAATGGCAATGATAAATAGGCTTCAAGAGGAGAAAGCAAGCATGCAAATGGAAGCTTTACAGTACCAAAGAATGATGGAAGAACAATCTGAATATGACCAGGAAGCTTTACAGCTTTTGAACGAGCTCGTGgtgaagagagaaaaggaaaagcaaGAGCTCGAGAAAGGAATCGAAGTTTACCGAAAAAAGCTTCAAGATTATGAAGCCAAAGAGAAAATGGCATTGTTAAGGAGCAGGAAAGAAGGGAGCATCCAAAGTAGAAATTCCTCGGTTTCTTGTAGCAATGCCGATGATAGCGATGGGCTATCGATCGATTTGAACACCGAGgcaaagaaagatgaagatTTGTTTTGTAACcaagaaacaaacaatcaaaacACCCCAGCTGAGGCAGTTCTTTATTTGGAAGAAACATTAGCAAACTTTGAGGAAGAAAGACTGTCCATTCTAGAGGAGCTGAAGATGTTGGAAGAGAAGCTCTTTACATTGAGTGATGAAGAACAACAATTTGATGACATTGAGCATTACAGTGAACATAATGGCAATGGCTACCATAAGAACTCGGATTCTGTTTCTGAAACAAATGGATTCGAAAACGGTCATCATGTCAAGGAAATGAATGGAAACCATCATCCAGGGAAGAGAACGATGAGCACGAAAGCCAAAAgacttcttcctcttttcgaCGATGCAGTCGATACAGACGTTGAAGATGTAACCATTGGAGAAGAACAAGGGTTCGACTCTGTTTCAATGCAGAAGTCCTTAGACAACAAATTCGACACGGAGTTCAGGAGGGTTGCTGTTGAGGAAGAAGTGGATCACGTGTATGAGAGATTACAAGCACTTGAAGCAGATAGGGAGTTTCTAAAGCATTGCATTGGCTCCCTAAGAAAAGGAGACAAAGGCTTAGAGCTTCTCCAAGAAATCTTACAGCATCTCCGAGATCTAAGGAGCGTCGATATCCAGTTGAAAAATATGGGAGACGGTGTCGTAGCATGA
- the LOC111790417 gene encoding NAD(P)H-quinone oxidoreductase subunit L, chloroplastic isoform X1, with amino-acid sequence MNCSLGLHIPKALPSLSSSKTISPFLSAPFKLLKLPSKPTSINFQVVASIREDPIAFLRQKKTSLSLQFAALLATVAEPATAVTGDNNHEVPLTWILTQLGIVGFFYFLVFPPIIMNWLRIRWYRRNLLEMYVQFMCVFLCFPGILLWAPFLNFRKFPRDPSMKYPWSTPQEPSQIKNGYLKYPFAKPEDYDW; translated from the exons ATGAACTGCTCCCTTGGCCTCCACATCCCCAAGGCCCtgccttctctctcctcttccaAAACCatctctccttttctctccGCCCCCTTTAAGCTCCTCAAATTGCCATCCAAGCCAACCTCCATTAAT TTTCAGGTGGTGGCAAGCATCAGAGAAGACCCCATTGCCTTTCTTCGCCAAAAGAAAACCAGTTTGTCTCTTCAATTTGCTGCCCTTTTAGCCACT GTTGCGGAGCCGGCAACTGCTGTAACAGGGGACAACAACCATGAGGTTCCACTGACATGGATTTTGACACAATTAGGCATTGTTGGATTCTTTTACTTCCTTGTCTTTCCA CCAATCATCATGAACTGGTTGAGGATAAGATGGTATAGAAGAAATTTGTTGGAAATGTATGTCCAATTCATGTGCGTCTTCCTTTGCTTCCCTGG CATTCTATTGTGGGCGCCATTTCTGAACTTCAGAAAGTTCCCACGAGATCCATCGATGAAGTATCCATGGTCGACGCCCCAAGAGCCGTCTCAGATCAAAAATGGATACTTGAAGTACCCATTTGCCAAGCCTGAAGATTACGACTGGTAA